In a genomic window of Nocardiopsis mwathae:
- a CDS encoding FAD-binding protein, whose translation MGSRRDAEALVDALGASGAALRPGGEEDAVGGCVPRIVAVPPDPGAAAALMAAAARHRLVTVARGHGTKPVWGGVPERCDVLIDTGRLNGVDHATGDLVVRVGAGTPMAELEAELAKAGQRLSVDAVVAGSTVGGVVATGLSGPLRLLHGPVRDLVIGMTTVLADGATASSGGRVVKNVAGYDLGKLHTGALGTLGLITSVTFRLHPVPPARRFVRVSVEPGDSAAVCDAARALRASQLVPSAIELDWPVDGPPELQVLVEGAESGVGRRAAAAAALLGGRAGVGTEPPEGWGELPGAPDDLLLKLAYPLTGLPEALDVLRSAAADAGVGVAVRGSAGTGIMYAALPRSAAAEEAAVDAVSRLRAAPGDGRASFPDAARAPRPRHPHLPGARDEIPGLALMRAVKDRFDPHHLLSPGRIAGGV comes from the coding sequence GTGGGATCGCGACGGGATGCCGAGGCGCTGGTCGACGCGCTGGGGGCGAGCGGGGCCGCGCTGCGCCCGGGCGGCGAGGAGGACGCCGTGGGCGGCTGTGTCCCCCGCATCGTGGCCGTACCTCCCGACCCCGGAGCGGCCGCGGCCCTGATGGCGGCCGCCGCCCGGCACCGGCTGGTGACGGTGGCGCGCGGGCACGGCACCAAGCCGGTCTGGGGCGGGGTGCCCGAGAGGTGCGACGTGCTCATCGACACCGGCCGCCTGAACGGGGTCGATCACGCCACCGGCGACCTGGTGGTGCGTGTCGGCGCAGGAACGCCGATGGCGGAACTGGAGGCGGAGCTGGCCAAGGCCGGGCAGCGGCTGTCGGTGGACGCCGTGGTGGCCGGATCGACCGTGGGCGGAGTCGTGGCGACCGGCCTTTCGGGGCCGTTGCGGCTGCTGCACGGGCCGGTGCGCGACCTGGTCATCGGCATGACGACGGTGCTCGCCGACGGCGCCACCGCGTCCTCCGGCGGCCGGGTGGTGAAGAACGTCGCAGGGTATGACCTCGGGAAACTACATACCGGAGCGCTGGGGACGCTGGGCCTGATCACGTCGGTGACGTTCCGGCTGCACCCCGTCCCCCCGGCCCGCCGATTCGTGCGCGTTTCCGTGGAACCCGGCGACTCCGCCGCGGTCTGCGACGCCGCGCGGGCGCTGCGGGCGTCCCAGCTCGTCCCTTCCGCCATCGAGCTGGACTGGCCGGTGGACGGCCCGCCCGAGCTGCAGGTGCTGGTCGAGGGGGCCGAGTCCGGGGTCGGGCGGCGAGCCGCCGCAGCCGCGGCGCTGCTCGGCGGCCGGGCCGGGGTCGGCACGGAGCCGCCCGAGGGGTGGGGCGAGCTCCCCGGTGCCCCCGATGACCTGCTGCTCAAGCTGGCCTACCCCCTCACGGGGCTTCCCGAGGCGCTCGACGTACTGCGCTCCGCCGCTGCGGACGCCGGGGTCGGGGTGGCCGTCCGCGGGTCGGCCGGCACCGGCATCATGTATGCGGCGCTGCCCCGGTCCGCCGCCGCGGAGGAGGCCGCCGTCGACGCCGTGTCCCGGCTGCGCGCCGCACCCGGCGACGGCCGGGCCTCCTTCCCCGACGCCGCGCGGGCGCCCCGCCCCCGCCACCCGCACCTGCCAGGGGCGCGGGACGAGATCCCCGGGCTGGCGCTGATGCGCGCGGTGAAGGACCGCTTCGACCCCCACCACCTGCTGTCGCCCGGGCGGATCGCGGGTGGTGTCTGA
- a CDS encoding Crp/Fnr family transcriptional regulator yields the protein MSAEGLRDYVFGPGFFWDVLRTSEVPMAHLFSHGVGRSFAPGEDVARQGEPVRRVFVVHSGYLKVFARSRDGEEILSAIFGPRDLVGAASSALRPPTWRHTVRAAGEVRVTAIPRRYFRIFLLDHPRVALELNGYIAHLLSDSDQRFLDMSTRGIEARLSRLLATLAERFGYEVDGGTEIAAPMTQKELASFIGASEVSVSRALQQLRRDGVVETGYRRLLVRDLPALEAGTVAVGRDSDRGSDADGAHGSGRRRREAALEQGQVRRQARGAAR from the coding sequence ATGAGTGCCGAGGGGCTGAGGGACTACGTCTTCGGTCCCGGGTTCTTCTGGGATGTGCTTCGCACGTCCGAAGTGCCGATGGCCCACCTGTTCAGCCACGGCGTGGGACGGTCCTTCGCCCCGGGGGAGGACGTGGCCCGGCAGGGCGAGCCCGTGCGCAGGGTCTTCGTCGTGCACTCCGGCTACCTGAAGGTGTTCGCGCGCTCCCGGGACGGGGAGGAGATCCTGTCCGCGATCTTCGGTCCGCGCGACCTCGTCGGCGCCGCCAGCTCGGCGCTGCGGCCACCCACCTGGCGGCACACCGTCCGCGCCGCCGGTGAGGTGCGGGTGACGGCCATCCCCCGCCGGTACTTCCGCATCTTCCTGCTGGACCACCCGCGGGTCGCGCTGGAGCTCAACGGCTACATCGCCCACCTGCTCAGCGACTCCGACCAGCGGTTCCTCGACATGAGCACGCGGGGGATCGAGGCGCGCCTGTCCCGGCTCCTGGCCACCCTGGCCGAGCGGTTCGGCTACGAGGTCGACGGCGGCACCGAGATCGCGGCGCCGATGACGCAGAAGGAGCTGGCCTCCTTCATCGGCGCCTCGGAGGTGTCGGTGTCGCGAGCGCTGCAGCAGCTGCGCCGGGACGGGGTCGTCGAGACGGGGTACCGGCGGCTGCTGGTCCGCGACCTCCCGGCCCTGGAGGCGGGGACGGTGGCCGTCGGCCGTGATTCCGACCGCGGTTCCGACGCCGATGGCGCCCACGGCTCCGGGCGTCGGCGCCGGGAGGCGGCACTGGAACAGGGGCAAGTGCGGAGGCAGGCACGGGGGGCCGCTCGCTGA
- the hutI gene encoding imidazolonepropionase produces MTVRLLTNIGRLWTGTDLLSNAAMLIQHDRVAWVGPAAELPQRLPGIVDDIVDVDEVDNLGGGLVTPGLIDAHCHPVYAGNRYAEITMRASGASKTEITGAGGGVASTVTVTRGTDPWTLCNAVRERLRHWVLSGCTTVEAKTGYHLTRDGELSDIRLLRSLEEEPGMPRLHATFFAAHAVPPEYFGRPHDYVDAVCSWLSDAVQAGADGVDVYCDNQQFTAEDAHRLLTAGQGAGLKTHMHACAKPRHGAVRMATDLQCTSVDLVHETDEEDILALAKTTTPVVVCPTTSLHEHSNPPVRALLDHGVPVGLGTDHNPGQSGLTSLPMAIALAIAMFNMSVLEALRAATVGGAFALGVTDRGVLSPGAFADIVQWDADHEGAFAWSYGLKTLRVWRGGETIR; encoded by the coding sequence ATGACAGTGCGACTGCTGACGAACATCGGGCGCTTGTGGACCGGGACCGACCTCCTCAGCAACGCCGCCATGCTCATCCAGCACGATCGCGTCGCGTGGGTGGGGCCCGCAGCGGAGCTGCCGCAGCGGCTTCCCGGCATCGTCGATGACATCGTCGACGTGGACGAGGTCGACAACCTCGGCGGTGGGCTGGTCACCCCCGGCCTCATCGACGCGCACTGCCACCCCGTCTACGCGGGCAACCGGTACGCCGAGATCACGATGCGCGCCAGCGGTGCCTCCAAGACCGAGATCACCGGAGCGGGCGGCGGCGTCGCCTCCACCGTGACCGTGACACGCGGGACCGACCCATGGACCCTGTGCAACGCGGTGCGCGAGCGCCTGCGGCACTGGGTGCTGTCGGGCTGCACGACCGTCGAGGCCAAGACCGGCTACCACCTCACCCGCGATGGCGAGCTGTCCGACATCCGGCTGCTGCGATCCCTGGAGGAGGAGCCGGGCATGCCCCGGCTGCACGCCACCTTCTTCGCCGCGCACGCGGTGCCGCCGGAGTACTTCGGCCGCCCGCACGACTACGTCGACGCGGTGTGCTCCTGGCTGAGCGACGCCGTCCAGGCCGGCGCGGACGGCGTCGACGTCTACTGCGACAACCAGCAGTTCACCGCCGAGGACGCGCACCGGCTCCTGACCGCGGGCCAGGGTGCGGGGCTCAAGACCCACATGCACGCCTGCGCCAAGCCCCGGCACGGCGCGGTCCGGATGGCCACCGACCTGCAGTGCACGTCGGTCGACCTGGTCCACGAGACCGATGAGGAGGACATCCTCGCCCTGGCCAAGACGACCACCCCGGTCGTGGTGTGCCCGACGACGTCCCTGCACGAGCACAGCAACCCGCCGGTCCGCGCCCTGCTCGACCACGGTGTCCCGGTCGGCCTGGGCACCGACCACAACCCGGGCCAGTCGGGCCTGACCTCGCTGCCCATGGCGATCGCCCTGGCCATCGCCATGTTCAACATGAGCGTTCTCGAAGCCCTGAGAGCCGCCACCGTCGGCGGCGCCTTCGCCCTCGGTGTCACCGACCGCGGTGTGCTCTCCCCGGGCGCCTTCGCCGACATCGTTCAGTGGGACGCCGATCACGAGGGCGCCTTCGCGTGGTCCTACGGCCTGAAGACCCTGCGCGTGTGGCGAGGCGGCGAAACCATCCGATAG
- a CDS encoding (Fe-S)-binding protein, which yields MNDGHTTHDIPGAGAHAERSFSDLLGDCVHCGFCLPTCPTHVLWGQEMDSPRGRIHLMGQVEQEDVLTDAAVRHFDNCLGCLACVSACPSGVAYDALLESTRARVEEEHPRGRGERLLRAAIFALFPYRRRLDLLRGPLRAYQASGLSGPLRRSGLLDRLSPVLATMERVAPPLSGGVPRLPGFVAARGRRRAVVGMLTGCVQGAFFPQVNTATARVLASEGCDVVIPRGQGCCGALSAHAGRAAEAARFADATVAMFDRAGVETVVVNSAGCGSTMKHYGRVLREAGAPDARVRRAEELASRVVDLTEFLAELGPRARRHPLPVRAAYHDACHLSHGQGVAAAPRALLAAVPELDLCDLPNPDICCGSAGVYNLLRPGPAAELGDRKGADVRSTGADLLVAGNPGCSLQIASAMERTGRAIAVAHTAQVLDASIRGLPPTALVTTPAPRP from the coding sequence GTGAACGACGGCCACACCACCCACGACATCCCCGGCGCCGGCGCCCATGCCGAGCGCTCGTTCTCCGACCTGCTCGGCGACTGCGTGCACTGCGGGTTCTGCCTGCCCACCTGCCCCACCCACGTGCTGTGGGGCCAGGAGATGGACTCGCCGCGCGGCCGCATCCACCTGATGGGGCAGGTCGAGCAGGAGGACGTGCTGACCGACGCGGCCGTCCGCCACTTCGACAACTGCCTGGGCTGCCTGGCCTGCGTTTCGGCCTGTCCCTCGGGGGTGGCCTACGACGCGCTGCTGGAGAGCACCCGTGCCCGGGTCGAGGAGGAGCACCCGAGGGGCCGGGGCGAGCGGCTGCTGCGCGCGGCGATCTTCGCGCTGTTCCCCTATCGGCGCCGACTCGACCTGCTGCGCGGCCCGCTCCGCGCCTACCAGGCCTCCGGCCTGTCCGGGCCGCTGCGCCGCTCCGGGCTGCTCGACCGCCTGTCCCCCGTGCTGGCCACGATGGAACGCGTGGCGCCGCCCCTGAGCGGCGGGGTGCCCCGGCTGCCCGGGTTCGTGGCCGCGCGCGGGCGGCGCCGGGCCGTGGTCGGGATGCTCACCGGGTGCGTGCAGGGGGCGTTCTTCCCGCAGGTCAACACGGCGACCGCACGGGTTCTGGCAAGCGAGGGCTGCGACGTGGTGATCCCGCGCGGCCAGGGCTGCTGCGGCGCGCTGTCAGCGCACGCGGGGAGGGCTGCGGAGGCGGCCCGATTCGCCGACGCCACGGTCGCGATGTTCGACCGCGCCGGCGTGGAGACGGTCGTGGTCAATTCCGCCGGGTGCGGCAGCACCATGAAGCACTACGGGCGGGTGCTGCGGGAGGCGGGCGCCCCGGATGCACGGGTGCGCCGCGCCGAGGAGCTCGCCTCCCGCGTCGTCGACCTCACCGAGTTCCTGGCCGAGCTGGGGCCCCGGGCGCGGCGGCATCCGCTGCCCGTTCGGGCGGCCTACCACGACGCGTGCCACCTTTCCCACGGCCAGGGCGTCGCGGCCGCTCCCCGCGCGCTGCTGGCGGCCGTCCCCGAGCTGGACCTGTGCGATCTGCCCAACCCCGACATCTGCTGCGGTTCGGCGGGTGTGTACAACCTGCTGCGGCCCGGTCCCGCGGCCGAGCTCGGTGACCGCAAGGGTGCGGACGTGCGCTCCACCGGCGCCGACCTGCTGGTCGCGGGGAACCCGGGGTGTTCACTGCAGATCGCCTCGGCGATGGAGCGCACGGGTCGTGCCATCGCGGTCGCGCACACCGCCCAGGTCCTCGACGCCTCGATCCGCGGCCTGCCGCCGACGGCCCTCGTGACCACCCCCGCTCCCCGCCCCTGA
- a CDS encoding FAD-linked oxidase C-terminal domain-containing protein — MPEPVRALIPRLRAICGDDGVITDTAQRRTYESDALTYHAAVPGVVVLPTGTEQVAAVVRLCAEHGVPFVPRGAGTGLSAGALPRDDGVLVTTSRMRRIHEIDIDNACAVVEPGVANLDITRAAAPHGYYYAPDPSSQQVCSVGGNVAENSGGAHCLKYGFTANHVLGLEVVTPGGEVVRLGGKAPEAPGYDLIGAFVGSEGTLGIATEITVRLTRAPERVSTVLAAFATTDAGGAAVSAIIAAGVLPSAVEMMDALSIEAAEQAVACGYPKGAGAVLIVELDGPASDVEAYAAVVERLCREAGAFEIRAADDPDERARIWKGRKSAFAAVGRISPAYIVQDGVVPRTALPDVLRRIAELSARSGIRVANVFHAGDGNLHPLVLFDDAEPGAAERAAEVSGAILDLCIEHGGSITGEHGVGVDKACHMPAMFGPSDLDAFDRLRRAFDPQGIANPEKLLPTPRLCGERPAVRKGEHPLVAEGAGDVF; from the coding sequence ATGCCGGAACCGGTCCGCGCGCTGATCCCGCGACTGCGCGCGATCTGCGGCGACGACGGCGTCATCACCGACACCGCGCAGCGCCGCACCTACGAGAGCGACGCGCTCACCTACCACGCCGCCGTGCCCGGAGTGGTGGTCCTGCCCACCGGCACCGAGCAGGTCGCCGCCGTGGTGCGGCTGTGCGCCGAGCACGGCGTGCCGTTCGTCCCGCGGGGGGCGGGGACCGGCCTGTCGGCCGGGGCACTGCCCCGCGACGACGGGGTCCTGGTCACCACCTCCCGGATGCGCCGCATCCACGAGATCGATATCGACAACGCGTGCGCCGTCGTCGAACCGGGCGTGGCCAACCTCGACATCACCCGGGCCGCGGCCCCGCACGGCTACTACTACGCGCCCGACCCCTCCAGCCAGCAGGTGTGCTCGGTAGGCGGCAACGTCGCGGAGAACTCCGGCGGGGCGCACTGCCTCAAGTACGGCTTCACCGCCAACCACGTCCTCGGCCTGGAGGTCGTGACCCCGGGCGGCGAGGTGGTGCGGCTGGGCGGGAAAGCCCCCGAGGCCCCCGGATACGACCTCATCGGGGCGTTCGTCGGCTCCGAAGGCACGCTCGGCATCGCCACCGAGATCACCGTGCGGCTGACCCGCGCGCCGGAGCGCGTGAGCACCGTCCTGGCCGCGTTCGCGACCACGGACGCCGGGGGCGCCGCAGTGTCGGCGATCATCGCCGCCGGTGTGCTGCCCTCGGCCGTGGAGATGATGGACGCCCTGTCCATCGAGGCCGCCGAGCAGGCGGTGGCCTGCGGCTACCCGAAGGGAGCGGGGGCCGTACTGATCGTCGAGCTCGACGGCCCCGCCTCCGACGTCGAGGCCTATGCCGCAGTGGTGGAGCGGCTCTGCCGCGAGGCCGGGGCCTTCGAGATCCGCGCGGCCGACGACCCCGACGAGCGGGCCCGCATCTGGAAGGGCCGCAAGTCGGCGTTCGCCGCCGTGGGCCGCATCAGTCCGGCCTACATCGTTCAGGACGGCGTGGTGCCCCGCACCGCCCTGCCCGACGTGCTGCGCCGCATCGCCGAGCTGTCGGCGCGGTCCGGGATCCGGGTGGCCAACGTCTTCCACGCCGGGGACGGCAACCTCCACCCGCTCGTGCTGTTCGACGACGCCGAACCCGGCGCGGCGGAGCGCGCCGCAGAGGTCTCCGGCGCCATCCTCGACCTGTGCATCGAGCACGGAGGCTCGATCACCGGCGAGCACGGGGTGGGCGTCGACAAGGCATGCCACATGCCGGCCATGTTCGGCCCGTCCGACCTGGACGCCTTCGACCGCCTGCGGCGGGCCTTCGATCCGCAGGGCATCGCCAACCCGGAGAAGCTGCTGCCCACGCCCCGGCTGTGCGGGGAGCGGCCCGCGGTGCGCAAGGGCGAGCACCCGCTGGTGGCCGAGGGCGCGGGCGACGTGTTCTGA
- the aceB gene encoding malate synthase A has translation MGATNGVEVTGPLHERYDEILTDDALALIADLHRRFEGRRQELLAARKRRQDAVSAGADLDFLPETRAIREDPSWKVAPPAPGITDRRVEITGPTDRKMTINALNSGAKVWLADFEDANTPLWENMIGGQLNLRDALDRTIDFSTPEGKSYALKDDGELATIVVRPRGWHLDEKHILVDGRRTSGGIVDFALYFFHCARRQLDKGKGPYFYLPKMESHLEARLWNEIFVAAQEKLGIPRGTIRATVLIETIPAAFEMEEILYELREHSAGLNAGRWDYLFSIIKVHRTRGRRFLLPERNAVTMTAPFMRAYTELLVSTCHKRGAFAIGGMAAFIPSRRDAEVNERALAKVRDDKTRESGDGFDGSWVAHPDLVPVAMEIFDGVLGERPNQLDRLREDVAVKADDLLAVDATEGGITEAGLRSNINVALQYLAAWIGGNGAVAIHNLMEDAATAEISRSQIWQWLHNDVTLDDGPKVTRELVDRIIGEELAAIREAAGDAFDTELYERATELFKEVALADDYADFLTLPAYERMP, from the coding sequence ATGGGCGCCACCAACGGGGTCGAGGTCACCGGCCCTCTGCACGAGCGGTACGACGAGATCCTCACCGATGACGCACTCGCGCTCATCGCCGATCTGCACCGGAGGTTCGAAGGTCGCCGCCAGGAACTGCTCGCCGCGCGCAAGCGCCGACAGGACGCCGTCTCGGCCGGGGCCGACCTCGACTTCCTCCCGGAGACGCGGGCCATCCGCGAGGACCCGAGCTGGAAGGTCGCGCCGCCCGCTCCAGGGATCACCGACCGCCGTGTGGAGATCACCGGCCCCACCGACCGCAAGATGACCATCAACGCGCTCAACTCCGGCGCCAAGGTGTGGCTGGCCGACTTCGAGGACGCCAACACCCCGCTGTGGGAGAACATGATCGGCGGCCAGCTCAACCTGCGGGACGCGCTGGACCGCACCATCGACTTCTCCACCCCGGAGGGCAAGAGCTACGCGCTGAAGGACGACGGCGAGCTCGCCACCATCGTGGTGCGGCCCCGCGGCTGGCACCTCGACGAGAAGCACATCCTCGTCGACGGCCGACGCACCTCCGGCGGCATCGTCGACTTCGCGCTCTACTTCTTCCACTGCGCGCGCCGCCAGCTCGACAAGGGCAAGGGCCCCTACTTCTACCTGCCCAAGATGGAGAGCCACCTCGAAGCGCGGCTGTGGAACGAGATCTTCGTCGCCGCCCAGGAGAAGCTCGGCATCCCGCGCGGCACCATCCGCGCCACCGTCCTCATCGAGACGATCCCCGCCGCCTTCGAGATGGAGGAGATCCTCTACGAGCTGCGCGAGCACTCCGCCGGGCTCAACGCCGGCCGATGGGACTACCTCTTCAGCATCATCAAGGTGCACCGCACCCGCGGTCGCCGCTTCCTGCTGCCCGAGCGCAACGCCGTCACCATGACCGCCCCGTTCATGCGCGCCTACACCGAGCTGCTGGTCAGCACCTGCCACAAGCGCGGCGCCTTCGCCATCGGCGGCATGGCCGCGTTCATCCCCAGCCGCCGCGACGCCGAGGTCAACGAGCGCGCCCTGGCCAAGGTGCGCGACGACAAGACCCGAGAGTCCGGCGACGGCTTCGACGGCTCGTGGGTGGCCCACCCCGACCTGGTCCCGGTCGCCATGGAGATCTTCGACGGCGTGCTCGGCGAGCGCCCCAACCAGCTCGACCGGCTCCGCGAGGACGTCGCCGTCAAGGCCGACGACCTGCTGGCCGTCGACGCCACCGAGGGCGGCATCACCGAGGCCGGACTGCGCTCCAACATCAACGTCGCCCTGCAGTACCTGGCCGCGTGGATCGGCGGGAACGGCGCCGTGGCCATCCACAACCTCATGGAGGACGCCGCCACCGCCGAGATCTCCCGCTCCCAGATCTGGCAGTGGCTGCACAACGACGTCACGCTCGACGACGGCCCCAAGGTCACCCGCGAGCTCGTCGACCGGATCATCGGCGAGGAACTCGCCGCCATCCGCGAGGCCGCCGGCGACGCCTTCGACACCGAGCTCTACGAACGCGCCACCGAGCTGTTCAAGGAGGTCGCGCTGGCCGACGACTACGCCGACTTCCTCACCCTTCCGGCCTACGAGCGGATGCCGTAA
- the hflX gene encoding GTPase HflX: MNKTYDHGSDHTARTHAPDTMDAGRDAIAVGDLDTDALLASGTGHGDAAVPDQGEMELADRHALRRVAGLSTELTDVTEVEYRSLRLERVVLIGVWTTGTQADADNSLMELKQLAETAGAMVLEGATQRRPKPDPATYVGRGKAGELRDIVESTGADTLICDGELTPGQLRQLEDVVKVKVIDRTALILDIFAQHARSREGKAQVELAQLSYLLPRLRGWGDSLSRQAGGRAGGNGGVGLRGPGETKIETDRRRINAKMAKLRRQLTQMGMARDVKRDKRRVRQVPAVAIAGYTNAGKSSLLNRLTGAGVLVENALFATLDPTVRQARTPDGRSFTLSDTVGFVRHLPHQLVEAFRSTLEEVADADLILHVVDASHPDPEQQLSSVREVFGEIGAQNVAELVVFNKVDAADPVVLKQLRTREPRSVEVSARTGEGVAELIAAVSDALPELDREVRVVLPYERGDLVSRVHEEGRIVAEQHTGDGTSLHAYVPALLAGKLEEFAVPVG; this comes from the coding sequence ATGAATAAGACGTACGACCACGGCTCCGACCACACCGCGCGCACGCACGCGCCGGACACGATGGACGCGGGCCGTGACGCGATCGCCGTCGGAGACCTGGACACCGATGCGCTCCTCGCCTCGGGAACCGGTCACGGCGACGCCGCGGTCCCCGACCAAGGGGAGATGGAACTCGCCGACCGCCACGCGCTGCGCCGGGTGGCAGGGCTGTCCACCGAACTCACCGACGTCACCGAGGTCGAGTACCGCTCGCTGCGCCTGGAGCGGGTCGTCCTCATCGGTGTGTGGACCACCGGTACCCAGGCCGACGCCGACAACTCGCTCATGGAGCTCAAGCAGCTCGCCGAGACCGCCGGCGCGATGGTGCTCGAAGGTGCCACCCAGCGCCGCCCCAAGCCCGACCCCGCGACCTACGTCGGCCGCGGCAAGGCCGGAGAACTGCGCGACATCGTCGAGAGCACCGGAGCGGACACCCTGATCTGCGACGGTGAGCTCACCCCTGGCCAGCTGCGCCAGCTGGAGGACGTCGTCAAGGTGAAGGTCATCGACCGCACCGCGCTCATCCTGGACATCTTCGCCCAGCACGCGCGCAGTCGAGAGGGCAAGGCCCAGGTCGAACTCGCCCAGCTCAGCTACCTCCTGCCGCGCCTGCGCGGCTGGGGTGACTCCCTGTCCCGGCAGGCCGGCGGACGTGCCGGCGGCAACGGCGGCGTGGGACTGCGCGGCCCCGGTGAGACCAAGATCGAGACCGACCGGCGCCGCATCAACGCCAAGATGGCCAAGCTGCGCCGCCAGCTCACCCAGATGGGCATGGCCCGTGATGTCAAGCGGGACAAGCGCCGCGTACGCCAGGTACCGGCCGTGGCCATCGCCGGATACACCAACGCCGGCAAGTCCAGCCTGCTCAACCGGCTGACCGGGGCCGGTGTCCTGGTCGAGAACGCCCTGTTCGCGACCCTGGACCCGACGGTCCGCCAGGCGCGCACGCCCGACGGCCGCTCGTTCACCCTCAGCGACACCGTCGGATTCGTCCGGCACCTGCCGCACCAGCTGGTGGAGGCCTTCCGGTCGACGCTGGAGGAGGTCGCCGACGCCGATCTGATCCTGCACGTGGTCGACGCTTCGCACCCCGACCCCGAGCAGCAGTTGTCCTCGGTGCGCGAGGTGTTCGGCGAGATCGGCGCGCAGAACGTGGCCGAGCTCGTCGTCTTCAACAAGGTCGACGCCGCCGACCCGGTCGTGCTCAAGCAGCTGCGGACCCGCGAGCCGCGCTCCGTCGAGGTGTCCGCGCGCACCGGCGAGGGCGTGGCCGAGCTGATCGCCGCGGTCTCCGACGCGCTCCCCGAACTCGACCGGGAAGTCCGGGTTGTGCTCCCCTACGAGAGGGGCGACCTGGTTTCCCGCGTGCACGAAGAGGGGCGCATCGTCGCCGAGCAGCACACCGGCGACGGCACCTCACTGCACGCCTACGTGCCGGCACTCCTGGCCGGGAAGCTGGAGGAGTTCGCCGTCCCCGTCGGCTGA